Within Sorangiineae bacterium MSr11367, the genomic segment CCGCGTTCGATCATGAAGACCTGCAGCAGCTGGCAAAACGCCTCGATGCCCAGCGATCCGGGTTGCACGGGATCCTGGAAGAAGTGGGCCTTGAAGAACCACTCCGCGGGGTCGACATCCTTTTCGCCGCGCACCCAGCCCAGGCCTTTGCGCCCTCCCTGGGGTTCGAAGGCGGTGATACGGTCCAGCATGCAGAGCATGCCGCCGGGGACGCGCGGCGCGCCATCGAAGTAGCGCGCGGGGCGGGTGCGCAGGTCGATGGAGAGAGGAGCAGGCTGCGCGATGCGCGTGCGCTCGTCGTCGGTCACCGGCAGGCCGCTCTGGTTCTCGAAGGCCTCCTTGGGGAAGAAGCCGAACACCGTGTTCATCTCGTAGATGCGCTCGTCGCCGAGGAAGCATTCCACGAGGAACGACTCGATGATCATCCCCGCCGATTTGGAGATGTTGACGATGCGCGCTCGGGTCCGCAGGGTGCCGGAGTCGGGGCGGATCTCGCGCGTGAGGGTGGCGGTGCCGTCGAGGTTACGGAACATCAGATCGATGTCCGTCGAGAGCGTACTGCCGATGAAGCTCGCCAGCCAGCCGCACGGCTGCAGCGCGGCCTCCATCAAGACGCAGAACGGCATGGTGCCCGCGAGGTCGAAATACCAGGCGGAGGGCGGAATGTCGTATTCGACTTCCACCGAGGCGCCATTCTTCATCACGCCCATTTCGGCGTCGACGCGCAGCACGCGCGAGACGAAATGGTAGGGCGGGCCCGGAAGGCGGGCGACGCGGCGTGCACTGTCGAACCGTTCGTAGAAGGGGCCGAAGGCGGTGGTGGGCCGGCCCCAGGCGCACGCGAGCAGCGAGCCGTAGTCGAAGGCGAAACCTTCGTGGGTCGCCACGGGCTTGGGCTCCACGTAGCCTTGAAGGCCGCCGAGTTTCGCCAAGGGCAATCCGGCGGTGGTGGGTTCGTGGTACGCGCCGAGTTTCCAGGCTTCGAGCGGCCAATCGGGCACCAACCGAATGGCGAATCGCGCGGCGTGGAAGGCTTTGACACCGTCGACGGTGCAGAGCAAATCGGCCTTCAATTCGGGATGGGTGCCACCCGAGACTTCGTGGACGAAGACTTCGTACACGAGCATCTTCGACGCCGGCGTGACCTGACCCCGGCAACGCATCCACGAGGTGGTGCCTTGCGCGGGTTCGAAGCGCCAGCCGTCGCGGTCGAGGGTGAATCCGAGGGCGGCCAGGTAGAAGGACATGGCCTGGAGGCACCCCTCGAACATGAGGGTGCCAGGCATGCACGGGTCGTTCTTGAAGTGCCCGTCGAAGAACCACTGGTCCTCGGTGATGGGCAGTTCCGCGCGGAGGTAGCCGCGGCCCCACGGACCACCGCGCACGGCGAGGTCGGTGACCTTTTCGAGGAGCAGCATGCGGCCGGCGGCAATGCGCGGACTGCGGACGTGCGTGCGGGCCAGTTCGAAGCCCGGGCCGAAGCACTCGTCGATGCGGCCCTCGGAGAAGGCGCGCAGGTCCTCGGCGTCGAAGCTCGACTTCGTGGGATTCACCACCGGCGGGTCGAGTTTGGCGCCGGTGGTGGGCTTGTCGGCCGCGGGATCCCAGAGGACGCCGGCGGAGTTCGCGAGCTCCTCGTCGCTGAAGAAGCCGGCCTGCCCGCCGCGCACGCGGAGTGCCGGTTTGCCGTTCACGCGGCAGTCGTAGTGGAAGAAGAAGAGGCGCGTGTCGCCGTCCTGGGCATGGCCATCGATGTGGATGTCGTAATCGAGGACGTCGCCTGGGCGCGGAAGTTCGCCTTGGTAGGAGAGCTCGCACCCCAGCAAGCGGTACACGCGCTCGCCGCGGTTGAAGCGATCGATGCCCAGCCAGGAAATGAGCATCAAGTCGGCCTGGCCGGATTCGATCATGATGCCCGCGGGCATGCGGCCATCGTGCAGGTACCAGCCGTCGGCGCGCACCGTGGTCTCGGTGCGGATGGTGCCCGTGCGCATCGAATTGGGCTCCGCCTCGATGCCGGTCACGCGGTCGACGAGCAAGAGCGGCGGTTCCGGCATGCGAACCTGGCGTGCGAATCGATCTTGGCCTTCGAAGGCGGGGCCGAAGATGGACGAGATGCGTCCCGATGCGTGCACCTCGAGCTCGGCGCGCGAGAACGTCGTCACCTTGTGCGGCACCGGGGCAGGGATTGGCACGGGCACCGGGAGAGACGGCTGCGGCGCTACGGGCCGGAAGCTCGGGGCGGACGGGCGCGGTGCGCGGGCCAAGAGATCGCGCACGATGGTTTGCTGCAATGCAAGGAAGCGTTGGTACGTCGCGGCTTGGCCGGTGAGGTATTCCTCGTGCACGGCGGCAACGCGCGCCTGTTGCTCGCCGGCATGGGCGAGGGCTGTGGCCAACCTTGGAGCGACCGTACGGCGCGGGGCCGGGGCGGTGGCCGGACGGGCGGCACGCGGCAGGGGCTCGGCGTCGGATTCATCGAGAATGGGCGCGAGGTGCGGCGCAGGATCCATGAGTTGGACATCCCCTTCCATTGGGCAAAGCAAGAGATCACGGCGATGGGCGGCGACGGTGACGGTCATCTCGCGACCGGGCTGCGTGTGCGGCGCATCGGCCGGGGGCAGCGGCTCCGCAGGACCGTGCGCGCGCACGGTGATGTCGATCGAGGGGCCGAGGAGCGACGCCGTGCGGACACGCGCCACCCGCGCGCCGGCCCACGATGTGGTGGTGCGATCGGCCTCGAACCGCAGCCCGTGGTGCACCATGAGGACCGCGGCGGCGACGTCGAGCAAACCTGCCGCCGCGTGCGCGCTTCCGCGCGGTGCGAGAGGTTCGCTCACCTGCAGCGACGGCTCCGCGCTCTCGTCGAGGACGGCGAGCACGCGGTCTCCATCGGCCAGCGCATCGTCGAGGCGCTTCAAGATCAGCACGACGGCGGCGTCCGCGGGCATGCGGTGCACGCCCAGCTCGGCGAGCGCGGTGCGGTGCACGGTCTCGTCGGAGAGATCCACCGCGCCGACCAGCGCCGCATCGAGCTCGCGCTTCTGCAGGGCCCGCACGGCGACTTCCAGGCCGGCCACGCCGGACGACTCTTCGGCCGACACGGTCATGCTCGGACCTGCGAGATCGAGCTGGCTATTGATCCGGTTGGCCGGGATGTTCGGCATCGTGCCCAGCACGCCGGCCGACACGAGGTGCGATTGCGCGGCATCCTGCGCCGCGCTCACCCAGGCGGGGTCGGCTTTCGTTCCGAGGGATGACGCCCACCGCTCGGCCCACGAGGCGATCTTCCACCTCACGCCGTAGCGCGCCACCTCGGGGTCGGTCCCCATGCCGACGAGGACCGCCGTGCGCTCGCGGGGAAGCGCAATGCCCCGCGCAGCTTCGCGCGCCGCCTCGAGGATGAAGAGTTGCTGCGGCAACGTATGCGCGATGTCGTTGGGCGGAAAGCGGAAGCCCTCGAGCGCAACGGTGACGCTTTGCCGCGCACCTGCACTGGGCTCGGCCGAAAAAAGCTGCGATGTGAAATCCGCGAGGTCGCGGTCCTCGCCCATGGCGGCGAAGAGCCCCACGACGGCCACCGGCGGCGAAGTGCTGGCAACCGTCTCCGGGACTGCAACCTGCGTGCGGGACCACGTCTCGACACCCGTCCATTGCTCGAGAAGAAGGTGCGCATTGTTTCCTCCGAAGCCGAAGGCGCTCACGGCCGCGCGGCGCGGCGAACCCGTCCCCCACGGTTCGGGGGAGGTCAACAAGCGAAAGGGCGAATCCGCGAGCGCGTCGATGGGCGCCTCCACGCGGCGGGTCGGCGGCAATGTGCCGGCCTCCATGGCCGATAGAACCTTGATCACGCCGGCCATGCCGGCCACCGTGATCAAGTGCCCGAGGTTCGACTTGATGGAACCAATGGGCAAATCGCGCACGCCCTCGAAGACGCGGGACATGCTGCGCACCTCGGTGGCGTCGCCCACCGGCGTGCCGGTGGCGTGGCATTCGACGACGGACATATCGCGCGGCGAAAGCTCGGCCATCGCGTACGCGAGGCGCATCGCGCGGATCTGTCCCTCCTCGGAGGGCACCAGGAGGCCGCGACCGCGGCCATCGTTCGAGAGGCCGATCCCGCGGATGATCCCGAGGATGCGGTCGCCGGCGGCCACGGCATCGCGAAGGCGCTTGAGCACGACGAAGCCGGCGCCCTCCGCGGGGACGAGGCCGTCGGCGTCGCGGTGAAACGGGCGACTCTGGCCGGTGCGGCTCATGGCCGAGAGCGCACAGAAGCCGACGTGGATGAACAAGGTGTCCGACGCGTTGACCGCGCCGGCCACGAGGACGTCGGCCTTGCGGTCGTGAAGGCGATCGCATGCGAGCTTGATCGCATAGAGCGACGAGGCGCACGCCGCATCCAGCGCGAAGGCGCACGCCTCGAGGCCCAAGCCGCGCGCCGCGAGGTTCGCGGGCAGGCCGGACATGAAGCGGTCGTACGCGAGCGGGCGCTCGATCCCGGCGATCTCGCGCGCCTTGCCCCGAAGAAAGCCGCTGCCCTGCCGGTCGAGCCAGACGCTCTCGGAATAGCCGGCCAGGGCACGCGTGGGGAAGGAGAGGTTGCCCAGGATCAAGCCGGCGCGCGGGGAGCGGCCTTCGTGCCCGATGCCGCGGAGCGCTTCGCGTGCGCCGTGCAGGACCCATTGAAAGACCGGGTCGAGACGGCGCACGTCGTCGGCGGGGAGGGAGAAACCGTTCGGGTCGAAGCCGGCATCGAAGCCTTCGACGTACCCGCCGGCGTCGGACCACGCTTCGGTGCCGATGCGCTCGGAGTCCCAGCGCTCCTTGCGCACGTGGGTGATGGCGCTCTGCCCGGCGAGCACGTTCTTCCAGAGCGACGCGGGCGAAAGCGCGCCGGGCAGGGTGCAGGAACTGCCAACGATGGCGATGGGTTCAAACTGCATGGGCCGTACCTGTCGACACGTTGGGGCCTTCGCCGGGGCGGAGCACATTTTCGACGCCGAGCAGCTCGCCGACGAGTCGGCCCTGCGCATCGACGAGCGCCACGTCGGCGACGCCGCGCGCATGGTGAACTTGACGCCCGTGCACGATGCAACGGATGTCGCCTTGGGGCAGGGCCTCGTGGATGCGGTAGCGCGCGATGGCCATCGGCAAGGTGGCCCCGCCGAGTACGTGGCACGCCCAGAGGCCGGCGAGCTGCAGCGCGCCGTCGAGGATCCCGGGATCGGTCTGGAAGGAGGGATGGCTCCAGCCGAGCTCGCGCACGCCGTGGAGGGTCCCGATCAGGCCATCGCGCGAGACGCCTTCGATGGCACGGACCATCTGGAACTTCGGCCCATGGAAGAGGATATGGCCGTCGTAGATGACCTTGGTCCACGGTCCGAGCGAAGGCTCGGTCACCGAGGCGCGTTGCACGGTGGGTGAACCTTGCGCGAGGACGAGGGTCGCGTTGTAGTGCAGCGCGTTTCCGGCGCCGCGCAACTCGGCCTGCAGGAGCTGCTCACCCTGGGTGCTGGCCCGCGGGCGGCAGGTCACGGTGAAGACGTCGCCGCCGCTGTCGTAGCGATCGAGTTTGATCCCGCGAAGGACCTTGAGGTCGCGCAGCTCGATGCATCGCGCCTCGGGCGATCCGTCGCGGGCTGCGCGCACGAGCCAATCGAGGGCCATCACCATGGGGAGAACGACGCGGCCTCCCACGCTGTGGTCGATCAAGAACGGGTGCGAGTCCCGATTCACGCGCGCTTCGACGGAGGTGATCCGTTCCGGCGCGGCGCCGAGCTCACCGCCGATGACGGTGACCACTTCGTCGGGCGAGCCTTGCAGCTCTTGGACGAAACGGTTCGCGCCGTCTTCGATGGAGAGGAGCGGCACTTTGCGTTCCTCGAAGAGCGCTTTGAGTGCGGGGGTGACCATGCCACCTTCCCACGGTCCCCAGCCGATCGACTTGACCACGCACGCGCCCTGACGACGATTGCGTTCGGCGGAGGCGACGGCGTTGAGGACTTCGTTGGCCATGGCGTAATCGCTCTGGCCGGGGTTGCCGGTGCGCGCGGCCACCGACGAGAAGAGCGCGATGACCGCGAGAGGATCGCTCGCCGTCGCATCGAGCAAGGCGCGCAACCCGAGGACCTTGGTCCCGAAGACGCGGGCGAACTGCTCGGGGGTCTTCTCGGCGATGAACTTGTCCGCGAGAACCCCGGCACCGTGCACGATGCCGGTGATGGGGCCCCACGTCTGCCGGATGGAGGCGAGCGCTTCGTGGAGGCGTGCGGTATCCTGCACGTCCACATCGAAGTAGCGCACCTGGCCGCCGGCATCGGCGATGGCATCGAGCGTGGCGCGGATCTCACGGTTGGCCACGATGCGCGCGACCTGCGCGCCCAACGTCGCCGGCGTGAGCTTTTCACCGCGCGCACTCGCGTCGGCCAGAAGTACACGCTTGAGGGATGCATCGTCGCGCTGGCCGCGGCATACTGCCGGTTCGTCGGTCAGCGGGGTGCGTCCGAACAGTGCCACCCGCGCGCGCGTTTGGCGGACCAGCGCCACCAGCGACGAGGCTGTCACACCGCGCGCGCCGCCGGAGACGACGAGCACGGATTGTTCATTCAGCGTGTTTGCTCCTGCCGCAATGGCCCCTCTCTCGATGGGCGTCGGGACACTGGCCAAGGTCGTTCGCGTGCCGTCGCCATGCAAGCCGACTTCGCGCGCACTGCCACCTTCGAGCAACTCGGCGGCCAGCGCCTCGGCCAGCACCTCGGCCGAGCGCCCTGCGCGCTCCACGTCGATGGCTTTGACCGAGGCCTGGTTCCATTCGAGCGCCGCGGTGCGGGCCAAGGCCGCCACACCGCCGAGCCATGCGCGCAGCGGCTCTTTGCCGGACAGACCGAAATCACCGCCGGTGTCCTGCACCGTCACGAAGACGCCGCGCTCGTTCGAGAAGCGCTTCGCCACGGCGCGCGCCGCGTGAAAGGCCTCGGTGTCCACGGCCAGCGCCTCGTCGACGCTGGTCACGGGGCGAAGTCCTCCGAGGAAGATCACCGCATCGGCGTCCTCGGGAACCTCGGTCACGACCTCCGCGGGCAGGCCCGCGCGCACCAAAGTGCGCGCGAGGGCCTGCGCCACGCCGGTTCCGTCGTCGGTCAGCACGACGCGCTTGGCGCCGAGCAGACCTGCTTGGGCCAAGCCTGCCGCCGGAGCCGGACGCTCCTGCACGACATAGCGTTGGGTGCGCGCACGCTCAGGCGCGCTGGGGAGAGGAGATGTTCCCCTCCCCGTCTGGACGAAAGGGCGGGCACCGCCTTCTCCAACGGCGCCGCGCTCGCGCATGTAACCGACGATCTGCCCCAGTGTCCGCAAGGCGGCCATTTCGCTGGCCACGACCTCCGGCAGCCCCGGTGCACGCTCCCGCATGCCCGAGAGGATCTCGACCCGCTTGATGG encodes:
- a CDS encoding polyketide synthase dehydratase domain-containing protein — its product is MQFEPIAIVGSSCTLPGALSPASLWKNVLAGQSAITHVRKERWDSERIGTEAWSDAGGYVEGFDAGFDPNGFSLPADDVRRLDPVFQWVLHGAREALRGIGHEGRSPRAGLILGNLSFPTRALAGYSESVWLDRQGSGFLRGKAREIAGIERPLAYDRFMSGLPANLAARGLGLEACAFALDAACASSLYAIKLACDRLHDRKADVLVAGAVNASDTLFIHVGFCALSAMSRTGQSRPFHRDADGLVPAEGAGFVVLKRLRDAVAAGDRILGIIRGIGLSNDGRGRGLLVPSEEGQIRAMRLAYAMAELSPRDMSVVECHATGTPVGDATEVRSMSRVFEGVRDLPIGSIKSNLGHLITVAGMAGVIKVLSAMEAGTLPPTRRVEAPIDALADSPFRLLTSPEPWGTGSPRRAAVSAFGFGGNNAHLLLEQWTGVETWSRTQVAVPETVASTSPPVAVVGLFAAMGEDRDLADFTSQLFSAEPSAGARQSVTVALEGFRFPPNDIAHTLPQQLFILEAAREAARGIALPRERTAVLVGMGTDPEVARYGVRWKIASWAERWASSLGTKADPAWVSAAQDAAQSHLVSAGVLGTMPNIPANRINSQLDLAGPSMTVSAEESSGVAGLEVAVRALQKRELDAALVGAVDLSDETVHRTALAELGVHRMPADAAVVLILKRLDDALADGDRVLAVLDESAEPSLQVSEPLAPRGSAHAAAGLLDVAAAVLMVHHGLRFEADRTTTSWAGARVARVRTASLLGPSIDITVRAHGPAEPLPPADAPHTQPGREMTVTVAAHRRDLLLCPMEGDVQLMDPAPHLAPILDESDAEPLPRAARPATAPAPRRTVAPRLATALAHAGEQQARVAAVHEEYLTGQAATYQRFLALQQTIVRDLLARAPRPSAPSFRPVAPQPSLPVPVPIPAPVPHKVTTFSRAELEVHASGRISSIFGPAFEGQDRFARQVRMPEPPLLLVDRVTGIEAEPNSMRTGTIRTETTVRADGWYLHDGRMPAGIMIESGQADLMLISWLGIDRFNRGERVYRLLGCELSYQGELPRPGDVLDYDIHIDGHAQDGDTRLFFFHYDCRVNGKPALRVRGGQAGFFSDEELANSAGVLWDPAADKPTTGAKLDPPVVNPTKSSFDAEDLRAFSEGRIDECFGPGFELARTHVRSPRIAAGRMLLLEKVTDLAVRGGPWGRGYLRAELPITEDQWFFDGHFKNDPCMPGTLMFEGCLQAMSFYLAALGFTLDRDGWRFEPAQGTTSWMRCRGQVTPASKMLVYEVFVHEVSGGTHPELKADLLCTVDGVKAFHAARFAIRLVPDWPLEAWKLGAYHEPTTAGLPLAKLGGLQGYVEPKPVATHEGFAFDYGSLLACAWGRPTTAFGPFYERFDSARRVARLPGPPYHFVSRVLRVDAEMGVMKNGASVEVEYDIPPSAWYFDLAGTMPFCVLMEAALQPCGWLASFIGSTLSTDIDLMFRNLDGTATLTREIRPDSGTLRTRARIVNISKSAGMIIESFLVECFLGDERIYEMNTVFGFFPKEAFENQSGLPVTDDERTRIAQPAPLSIDLRTRPARYFDGAPRVPGGMLCMLDRITAFEPQGGRKGLGWVRGEKDVDPAEWFFKAHFFQDPVQPGSLGIEAFCQLLQVFMIERGMAAGIPGPRFEPVAIDRKVSWKYRGQVVPKNRLITTEIEITEIGTDARGRYVLADAALWVDGKCIYNAKGFGMRIIASSEPPDDEEVLDPSRDTWLDDHRPTWTLPALPLMSMVDRMAARAQGREAFSDVRVHRWLVFPGGPVRLRTDVREEGERLAITLSAWRESKNAALSRFEPVATGYADRTPQGETLPEPWPPLDEGAIISSPYEAGSLFHGPAFQMLRSLRLGAKGASAVLDAGADAVPPGTLRQGLLDGVTHAIPHEAFSRWSSDIPDDQVAYPHAIPHLRFYGALPSKGDVRIEVRFAGFDGDPRRPMVDAQIIADGRVLAELRLVEILLPKGPIGMAPPEARRAFLRDRIYVPGVGLAQHEAEATRLELGSVQQSDWLPGNVARIYDTRANLPLLEQVAIKEHVARRAEVHPADIRVADDLASAVSASRPLRNYPFRLERGADHALVSATGESTLDISSVTQFWREHFACGAWPVEDLFYGLVDHFVGDVVLTDPRALEAIRGRSVLYLANHQVGIESLMFSVLIPALTGSISITLAKAEHRTSWLGGLIRHCFTYPGVHDPQMMTFFNREDQSELISVVQNLAAEMRTNGKSAMIHVEGTRSLSCRQPVVRMSSTVLDMALGVGCPIVPLRFSGGLPVEDLEEREEFPVGYGRQTIWVGRPIEAEQVARLPLKERKQCIIEAINGLGPACSDEQPSAPNPELKSAVQSWIRATGVVASDAVLFSVLNAARTTRSALTERLLEGARTGKLVLGGSTEEQWLGALALRLFGPRGPSVESS